From Penicillium digitatum chromosome 5, complete sequence, one genomic window encodes:
- a CDS encoding BAR adaptor protein, putative: MSFKGFQKSIARAPQQFKAKFNIGEHTKDAVYSDAERRFDELEKETKKLHDESKKYFSAINGMLSHQIEFSKAIAEIYKPISGRASDPTSYQFEGNTEGIQACEEYEVIVKELQEALAPELEMIDTRIISPADQLLEVIKVIRKVAVKRDHKKLDFDRRNATLKKLEEKKDKSLKDEKALYKAENDVEQATQDFNYYNDLLKDELPKLFALEAEFIRPLFQSFYYMQLNVFYTLHERMQGMNISYFNLNLDVEEAFEQKRGDIKEQAEALTIVHFKTQGVRRSGSKLGPQGKGADGKSSIGRGRSNSTATDDNPPPPYSSAGISPSPTGSFSSAAKSKPAPPPPRAKPSYLSKPVETVTALYDYEAQAHGDLGFSVGDVIEITQRTENTNEWWSGRIAGREGQFPANYVQLN; encoded by the exons ATGAGTTTCAAAGGATTCCAGAAGAGCATTGCGCGTGCGCCACAGCAGTTCAAGGCGAAGTTCAACATCGGTGAACATACCAAGGATGCTGTCTACAGCGATGCCGAACGCCGCTTTGATGAGCTCGAGAAGGAGACCAAAAAGCTACACGATGAGTCCAAGAAATACTTTTCTGCTATTAATG GCATGTTAAGCCACCAAATCGAATTCTCTAAAGCGATTGCCGAAATCTACAAACCCATCTCCGGTCGCGCCTCCGATCCCACCTCCTACCAATTCGAAGGAAATACTGAGGGTATCCAGGCCTGTGAGGAATATGAGGTCATTGTCAAGGAACTGCAAGAGGCCCTAGCCCCCGAGCTGGAGATGATCGACACCCGCATAATCAGCCCTGCCGACCAGCTGCTCGAGGTCATCAAAGTGATTCGGAAGGTTGCGGTTAAGCGTGATCACAAGAAGCTGGACTTTGACCGCCGAAACGCCACACTGAAGAAgctggaagagaaaaaggataAATCGCTCAAGGACGAGAAAGCACTATACAAAGCCGAGAATGATGTCGAGCAGGCAACCCAGGATTTTAACTATTACAACGATTTGCTGAAGGACGAACTGCCTAAGCTGTTCGCCCTCGAAGCCGAGTTCATCCGCCCgctcttccagtccttctACTATATGCAACTCAACGTCTTCTACACTCTCCACGAACGAATGCAGGGCATGAACATCAGCTATTTCAACCTTAACCTCGATGTCGAAGAGGCCTTTGAGCAGAAGCGCGGCGATATCAAGGAGCAAGCCGAAGCTCTTACCATCGTGCACTTTAAAACCCAAGGCGTCCGCCGCTCTGGATCTAAGCTTGGCCCTCAAGGCAAGGGAGCCGATGGCAAGAGCTCCATCGGCCGAGGCCGTTCCAATTCCACCGCCACTGATGACAATCCTCCACCCCCTTATTCGTCTGCCGGCATCAGCCCTAGCCCGACGGGCAGTTTCTCTTCCGCCGCCAAGAGCAAGCCCGCCCCGCCTCCTCCACGGGCGAAGCCGTCCTATCTCAGTAAGCCGGTTGAGACTGTCACCGCTCTTTATGACTACGAGGCTCAGGCACATGGTGATCTGGGATTCTCGGTTGGTGATGTTATTGAGATTACGCAGCGCACCGAAAATACCAATGAATGGTGGTCTGGGCGAATTGCAGGTCGGGAGGGCCAGTTTCCAG CCAACTACGTGCAGTTGAATTAG
- a CDS encoding Cytochrome c oxidase subunit 7A → MSRASFSRLRLTNPAARLVRSEASTSPHKSALPSCHPSPLHTNVRGRFQAFVIMPAAIPPITGMLRRGLVLDLSTAFGFGTTFGYLWWYGYHLPRVRERDTYYARLEAERAAQRG, encoded by the exons ATGTCGAGAGCATCCTTTAGTCGCC TAAGACTGACCAATCCGGCGGCTCGCTTAGTCCGCTCCGAAGCTTCAACTTCACCTCACAAATCAGCCCTTCCTTCTTGCCACCCTTCTCCTCTCCACACCAACGTCCGAGGCAGGTTTCAAGCT TTTGTCATAATGCCCGCAGCTATTCCACCCATCACCGGC ATGCTCCGCCGTGGTCTCGTTCTGGACCTGAGCACCGCTTTCG GCTTCGGTACTACCTTCGGCTACCTCTGGTGGTACG GCTACCACCTCCCCCGCGTGCGTGAGCGCGATACTTACTACGCCCGCCTCGAGGCTGAGCGTGCTGCCCAGCGGGGTTAA
- a CDS encoding NEDD8-conjugating enzyme yields MLKIWSMKQKQQEAENAEGVAGKKKKKVTAAQLRVQRDLQELTLGSTMKMSFPNPDDILNFTLTIEPDEGMYKGGVFNFSFAVNQNFPHDPPKVKCTQKIYHPNIDLEGNVCLNILREDWKPVLNLNAVIVGMQFLFLEPNASDPLNKEAAEDLRVTRDTFKKNVRNSMAGGSVRGISFERVLR; encoded by the exons ATGTTGAAAATTTGGTCCATG AAACAAAAGCAACAGGAGGCTGAGAATGCCGAGGGTGTTGCaggcaagaagaagaagaaggtcaCCGCGGCGCAATTACGCGTGCAAAGAG ATCTTCAAGAACTCACCCTCGGCAGCACGATGAAAATGTCTTTTCCGAACCCTGACGACATCCTTAACTTCACCTTGACCATCGAACCGGACGAGGGCATGTACAAGGGTGGTGTCTTTAATTTCAGCTTCGCCGTCAATCAGAACTTCCCTCATGACCCCCCCAAGGTCAAATGCACGCAGAAAATTTATCATCCCAACATCGACTTGGAGGGCAACGTTTGCTTAAACATTTTACGAGAGGACTGGAAGCCTGTGTTGAATCTGAATGCTGTTATTGTAGGCATGCAG TTCCTTTTCCTCGAGCCAAACGCCTCCGATCCTCTCAACAAGGAAGCCGCGGAAGATCTTCGCGTTACTCGTGACACCTTCAAGAAGAACGTACGCAACTCTATGGCCGGAGGGTCCGTCCGAGGCATATCATTTGAGCGAGTTCTACGGTGA
- a CDS encoding Bromodomain transcription factor, which produces MAMATSGAHVKRPSPSIDQNNLKRIRSHYHHHHRLQEPVVLSSTSEPVVQDDTHLDQLMNRAVGQTLKDSGFELADPAALSSLCSATEEYMLRLSTFIRQSMLSARRVQPIPQDFDHALKRLRLNPDDLLPHLKSAPSDKPTPTLLPSPQPENEISRSLPFLTALSSEDDRTNRPYIPKHFPSFPSKHTYSATAVFIGRDNDPRKIRERAAEDGRHGEEALRKLASAAFRDNQTGSTGRDKRLWGRRTDSMESMFEKTIKGLSKKHYKDPITSSAMDIDSGHPVDADTKSRLKLSWNMELGPIVNSERDLWRRINSNARRGEEKTLKPPASVEPVDVMIDV; this is translated from the exons ATGGCCATGGCAACATCTGGCGCCCACGTTAAACGACCGTCTCCGTCCATCGACCAGAACAATCTGAAGCGGATAAGGAGTCATTATCATCACCACCATCGTTTACAGGAGCCCGTGGTTCTCTCATCCACCTCCGAGCCGGTCGTGCAAGATGACACCCACCTCGACCAACTGATGAATCGTGCAGTTGGCCAGACATTGAAGGACTCTGGGTTTGAATTGGCCGATCCAGCTGCGCTTTCGAGTCTTTGCAGTGCTACTGAGGAGT ACATGCTACGACTCTCCACATTCATCCGTCAGTCCATGCTATCTGCGCGACGTGTCCAACCAATACCGCAAGACTTTGATCACGCCCTGAAGCGTTTACGCCTCAATCCCGATGATCTTCTCCCTCATCTCAAATCAGCGCCCTCAGACAAACCCACGCCGACGTTATTACCATCTCCCCAACCAGAGAATGAGATATCCAGATCTCTCCCTTTTCTTACGGCTCTGAGCAGCGAAGACGACCGCACAAATCGTCCCTACATCCCAAAACATTTCCCGAGCTTCCCTAGCAAACACACCTATTCTGCCACCGCAGTCTTCATTGGACGAGACAACGACCCGCGCAAGATTAGGGAACGCGCCGCAGAGGATGGAAGGCATGGTGAGGAAGCTCTGCGAAAATTAGCGAGTGCCGCTTTCCGCGATAACCAGACGGGCTCGACTGGCCGCGATAAGAGACTTTGGGGTCGGAGAACGGACAGCATGGAAAGCATGTTCGAAAAGACGATCAAGGGTTTATCCAAAAAGCATTACAAGGACCCAATCACAAGCTCAGCCATGGATATTGATTCGGGACACCCGGTGGATGCCGACACCAAGTCCCGACTCAAGCTCTCATGGAATATGGAGTTGGGCCCCATTGTCAACAGTGAACGAGATCTCTGGCGCCGGATAAATTCAAATGCACGGCGAGGAGAGGAGAAGACCCTAAAGCCTCCAGCAAGTGTCGAGCCAGTAGATGTCATGATTGACGTATAA
- a CDS encoding tumor susceptibility protein, whose translation MAVPQKTLNWLYSVLSKDHYDPQQTYRDPNRTYHDVANALSQFPSLSPRTDVYTYETGFSALLLHLVGTLPVTFRGTTYRFPIALWIPNTYPREPPIAYVTPTQEMTILVGQHVTLEGQVYHHYLAHWAEAWDRSTIADLLYILQDIFAKEPPVRYRQQVPRPQPEDSQIPPPLPPLPSGVGSSRPAQTLSPSASQYHSPPPPPPKPGAASEHRQQQQQRRPADQCRSPPPLPPLPPKEQGSRQTPLFTQRASPGILLYQNYAPPGQNRGPISSPRPLSQPPIHQPAGQPTLPHSAHGQTPYDRNNGAPVYHGTGSTISSQVHPQVNPAGAHLSLQPQLPHQPHQQSSGPPCPLHSSCPSNYPLPPPAAPTKADTPDLLTSPFEVELPSIAPAGPAPPIPPNPEKDALLHAVSQTLAETLRVNAAQSDTAAQSLVSQSRSLHAALATLQGELSALNALHTTLQSNTTVLQQSIHRADATIADAQARSTSISTSSAPSTSATPGDITSGLPPIDDVLVAPTVVGKQLYDLVAEEQGIQQALYALQAALVRGVTGVDSWSRHTRSLAREALLKRALIRKIGRGMGLDESVA comes from the exons ATGGCGGTCCCTCAGAAGACATTGAATTGGCTGTATAGTGTCTTGTCCAAA GATCACTATGATCCACAACAGACCTACCGCGACCCAAACCGGACCTACCACGATGTTGCCAATGCGCTCTCCCAGTTCCCCTCGCTCTCCCCTCGAACAGATGTCTACA CCTACGAGACAGGCTTCTCGGCCCTCCTGCTTCACCTTGTGGGCACGTTGCCTGTTACTTTCCGCGGAACAACATACCGTTTTCCCATTGCGCTTTGGATTCCAAATACCTACCCACGTGAACCTCCAATTGCCTACGTGACCCCGACACAGGAAATGACCATCCTCGTTGGGCAACATGTGACGCTGGAAGGACAGGTGTACCATCACTATCTAGCACACTGGGCCGAAGCATGGGAT AGATCCACTATCGCCGATCTTCTCTATATTCTTCAGGATATATTTGCCAAAGAGCCACCGGTCCGATACAGACAACAAGTGCCGCGACCTCAGCCAGAAGATTCCCAAATACCTCCGCCATTACCTCCCCTTCCATCCGGTGTCGGATCTTCGAGACCAGCTCAAACTCTGTCTCCTTCTGCAAGCCAATACCATAGTCCACCCCCGCCCCCGCCGAAGCCAGGCGCGGCTAGCGAGCATCggcagcaacaacaacaacggcGCCCAGCTGATCAGTGTCGATCTCCTCCACCGCTACCTCCACTCCCACCAAAAGAGCAAGGCTCTCGTCAAACCCCCTTATTCACACAAAGGGCCAGCCCGGGAATCCTTTTATACCAGAATTACGCCCCTCCGGGCCAAAATAGAGGTCCGATAAGCAGCCCTCGTCCCTTGTCGCAGCCACCAATCCATCAGCCAGCGGGGCAACCAACGCTGCCTCATTCGGCGCATGGTCAAACACCGTATGATAGAAATAACGGAGCCCCGGTCTATCATGGAACCGGGTCTACTATATCGAGCCAGGTCCATCCCCAAGTTAACCCCGCAGGGGCTCACTTGTCTCTACAGCCGCAACTCCCCCATCAACCACACCAGCAATCTTCTGGTCCCCCGTGTCCTCTGCATTCGTCATGCCCATCCAACTATCCCCTTCCACCTCCAGCAGCTCCCACGAAAGCCGATACACCCGACCTTCTAACCTCGCCATTTGAAGTCGAGCTACCCTCAATCGCACCCGCGGGACCAGCTCCTCCCATCCCACCAAACCCAGAGAAAGATGCACTTCTTCATGCCGTGTCCCAGACACTGGCAGAAACCCTTCGCGTTAATGCAGCACAGTCCGACACGGCAGCGCAATCCCTCGTCTCGCAATCACGGTCCCTGCATGCCGCCTTGGCCACGCTGCAAGGGGAACTCTCAGCGCTCAATGCTCTCCACACGACCCTCCAATCCAACACTACTGTCCTACAGCAGTCCATCCATCGCGCCGACGCCACCATTGCAGACGCACAGGCCCGTTCGACATCCATTTCCACTTCTAGCGCTCCTTCAACCTCCGCTACCCCTGGAGACATTACGTCCGGCCTACCCCCAATCGATGACGTCCTAGTCGCCCCCACCGTGGTAGGGAAACAGCTATACGATTTGGTCGCCGAGGAGCAAGGTATACAGCAAGCTCTCTATGCGTTGCAAGCTGCGCTGGTCCGCGGCGTTACTGGTGTCGATTCCTGGTCGCGGCATACACGGAGTCTTGCACGAGAAGCTCTTCTCAAGCGGGCACTGATTCGCAAAATCGGACGTGGAATGGGGTTAGATGAGAGTGTGGCATGA
- a CDS encoding Membrane anchor Opy2, N-terminal — MLLEPMDSAFSPAHSLFKRCKQCETTSPACPSCPNGSICTMTAPSCDECATTKCISTGSNPADSGGTDTGAIAGGVIGGVAAIALIVFLVWWFVIRKKRLGRQEAEKNGSFAGNRSERQSIASTVLTRASNVIQIAYIPGVTNRSPPQTPASLMPPVPPLPGATPDQHFFMPGDLRDSSWTTTSGHQSISPTLRSSVATTIYRNDAIVSVIPAQQIQRSRAAVVSIHNGGAGPNAPGDDSPVTVTITPADAPAVPAITPAQLARAEAVKGNSSCVARSVTAKPVMVRGPSVRNKKPNIAPAVDRIEELSENNKSNNTSGEVSTKNGDQLSHNISTLDTSPSGEDNTHPSSTANLETGSSHRQTDPGRASSLRDGQSSTRTPPTRVESPFSDANEVKSAGL, encoded by the coding sequence ATGCTTCTTGAACCCATGGATTCCGCCTTCTCCCCGGCCCACTCCCTCTTCAAGCGCTGCAAGCAGTGTGAAACCACATCCCCCGCCTGTCCCTCGTGTCCCAATGGATCAATATGTACCATGACTGCCCCGAGTTGTGATGAATGTGCGACCACAAAGTGCATTTCAACAGGCTCCAATCCTGCAGACTCCGGAGGCACCGACACTGGCGCCATTGCCGGTGGTGTTATCGGTGGTGTGGCTGCTATCGCCCTCATTGTGTTCTTGGTATGGTGGTTCGTCATCCGAAAGAAGCGCCTAGGGCGCCAGGAGGCGGAGAAAAACGGTTCATTCGCGGGGAATCGCAGTGAACGCCAGTCCATAGCCTCTACAGTCCTAACCCGTGCCTCCAACGTCATCCAAATCGCCTACATTCCTGGCGTCACCAACCGCTCCCCGCCGCAGACCCCAGCCTCCCTCATGCCTCCTGTTCCACCGCTTCCTGGTGCGACACCCGATCAACACTTCTTTATGCCGGGTGACCTGCGTGATTCGTCATGGACAACCACCAGCGGCCACCAGAGCATCTCCCCTACTTTGCGCAGCAGTGTAGCTACCACCATCTACCGTAACGATGCCATCGTCAGTGTCATACCAGCACAGCAGATCCAGCGGTCTCGTGCAGCCGTGGTGAGCATCCACAACGGGGGAGCTGGGCCAAACGCCCCCGGAGACGACTCGCCTGTCACGGTCACGATTACTCCTGCGGACGCACCTGCGGTTCCGGCCATTACTCCAGCGCAACTCGCTCGGGCGGAGGCTGTCAAGGGCAACAGTTCATGCGTGGCTCGCAGTGTAACCGCCAAGCCAGTGATGGTGCGTGGTCCTTCAGTGAGGAACAAGAAACCTAACATCGCACCCGCTGTCGACCGGATCGAAGAGCTGTCTGAGAATAACAAAAGCAACAACACTAGCGGGGAGGTGTCAACCAAAAATGGCGACCAGTTGAGTCACAACATTTCCACACTTGACACGTCCCCATCGGGCGAAGATAACACGCATCCATCATCCACCGCCAACCTGGAAACTGGTTCCTCGCATCGCCAGACCGACCCAGGTCGAGCTTCTAGCTTGCGTGATGGACAAAGCTCCACTCGGACCCCACCCACCCGGGTAGAAAGTCCATTCTCGGATGCGAATGAGGTGAAATCAGCGGGTCTGTGA
- a CDS encoding Mitochondrial export protein Som1, with product MAPLVPIFSAESLPDHVNTVRHNFQEKRRKGEPVNLKECPLLEMTQFSCNPPQNGVPEPGIVVCEPIVRLFRHCAGGLMVETTAWEPTRLTEEAKQ from the exons ATGGCTCCTCTCGTCCCCATATTCTCTGCCGAATCCCTCCCCGATCATGTCAACACCGTCCGCCACAACTTCCAAGAGAAACGCCGTAAAGGCGAACCGGTCAACCTCAAGGAGTGCCCATTACTCGAAATGACACAATTCTCTTGCAACCCACCACAAAATGGGGTTCCCGAACCAGGGATTGTGGTGTGCGAACCTATAGTGCGGTTATTCCGACA CTGTGCCGGTGGATTAATGGTTGAAACAACAGCATGGGAGCCAACTAGGCTGACAGAGGAAGCGAAACAATGA
- a CDS encoding Pheromone receptor 2 — translation MAATPSPSPPFDPYTQNVTFRLGDGTKFPVSVQALDVFVMYNVRVCINYGCQFGASFTLLVILLLLTQSDKRRSAVFILNGLALFLNSGRLLFQVIHFSTGFEKVYPYVSGDYSSVPWSAYAISIVAVVLTTLVIVCIEVSLVIQVHVVCSTLRRRYRHSLLVLSILVALVPIGFRSAWMVVNCNAIVTLNYMSNIWWIESATNICVTISICFFCVIFVTKLGFAIKQRRRLGVREYGPMKVIFVMGCQTMVVPAIFSIIQYYIIVPELASNVVTLVVISLPLSSIWAGAALEHSRRSRSQDHQRRRNLWRALVGGAESVLSPTKDSPTSLSAMTAAQTLCYSDHTMSKGPHNSRDTDAFYGIAVEHDILINRAQKNTSIV, via the coding sequence ATGGCGGCGACACCATCTCCAAGTCCGCCATTTGATCCATACACCCAGAACGTCACCTTCCGCCTAGGAGATGGCACTAAGTTCCCCGTCTCAGTACAAGCACTGGACGTCTTCGTCATGTACAATGTCCGGGTTTGCATCAATTATGGTTGTCAGTTTGGAGCGTCGTTCACCTTGCTAGTGATTCTTCTGCTTTTGACCCAATCCGACAAGCGTCGTTCAGCGGTTTTCATCCTGAACGGTCTGGCCTTGTTCCTCAATAGTGGGCGTCTGCTGTTTCAAGTCATACATTTCTCCACTGGATTTGAAAAGGTATACCCATATGTATCCGGCGACTATTCGTCGGTGCCGTGGAGCGCCTACGCCATTTCCATCGTGGCTGTCGTTCTCACTACCTTGGTCATCGTCTGTATCGAAGTATCGCTTGTGATTCAAGTCCACGTGGTTTGCTCTACACTACGCCGTCGATACCGACATTCCCTCTTGGTGTTATCTATCCTGGTGGCCCTGGTGCCGATCGGTTTTCGCAGTGCATGGATGGTTGTGAACTGCAATGCCATCGTTACACTCAATTACATGTCTAACATATGGTGGATAGAAAGCGCAACCAACATCTGCGTCACTATCAGTATCTGCTTCTTCTGTGTTATCTTTGTCACCAAGCTCGGATTCGCCATCAAACAGCGCCGCCGACTCGGGGTGCGCGAATATGGCCCGATGAAAGTCATCTTCGTCATGGGCTGCCAGACCATGGTTGTTCCGGCCATCTTCTCCATCATCCAATACTACATCATTGTACCAGAACTCGCATCCAATGTGGTGACCCTGGTCGTCATCTCCCTCCCACTCTCGTCAATCTGGGCCGGCGCTGCCCTTGAGCACTCACGACGTTCCAGAAGCCAAGATCATCAACGCCGACGCAACTTATGGCGGGCCCTTGTCGGCGGTGCCGAAAGCGTACTGTCTCCCACAAAGGATAGTCCGACGAGCCTGTCTGCCATGACTGCTGCGCAGACTCTGTGCTACTCGGACCACACCATGAGCAAGGGCCCACACAACTCGCGGGATACCGATGCTTTCTATGGAATAGCAGTTGAACACGATATTTTGATCAATCGAGCTCAAAAGAACACTTCAATCGTGTGA
- a CDS encoding CHS4 gives MAYHGSGSHSPSYDDGHHLQDVPASQYREDEDAARGLLSQQQGPFETPFDDPHSRGVSPQRPVSGYSLTETYAADTAPSYHDPYNPSTAYSGQEETTAAAFGVPGRVASPYARSETSSTEAWRQRQVPGGAPGGGGLRRYATRKVKLVQGSVLSVDYPVPSAIQNAIQAKYRNDVEGGSEEFTHMRYTAATCDPNEFTLHNGYNLRPAMYNRHTELLIAITYYNEDKNLTARTLHGVMQNIRDIVNLKKSEFWNKGGPAWQKIVVALVFDGIDPCDKDTLDVLATVGIYQDGVMKRDVDGKETVAHIFEYTTQLSVTPSQQLIRPTDDGPSTLPPVQMMFCLKQKNSKKINSHRWLFNAFGRILNPEICILLDAGTKPGPKSLLYLWEAFYNDKDLGGACGEIHAMLGKGWRNLVNPLVAAQNFEYKISNILDKPLESSFGYVSVLPGAFSAYRFRAIMGRPLEQYFHGDHTLSKQLGKKGIEGMNIFKKNMFLAEDRILCFELVAKAGSKWHLSYVKASKGETDVPEGAAEFISQRRRWLNGSFAAGIYSLMHFGRMYKSGHNIVRMFFLHIQMLYNMFNTLLTWFSLASYWLTTTVIVDLVGTPSDSNGHTAFPFGKTATPIINTLVKYIYLAFLLLQFILALGNRPKGSKFSYLASFVVFGIIQVYIVVDSLYLVVRAFTGGAPMDFVTNQGVKGFLHSFFGSTGAGIIIIALAATFGLYFVASFMYADPWHMFTSFPAYMVVQSSYINILNVYAFSNWHDVSWGTKGSDKADALPSATTTKDEGSKEAVIEEIDKPQADIDSQFEATVKRALTPFVAPVEHDEKTLEDSYKSFRTRLVTFWIFSNAILAVCITSEAVDKFGFTNTATTRTAHFFQALLWSNAAVALFRFIGCCWFLGRTGIRCCFARR, from the exons ATGGCCTACCACGGCTCTGGCTCACACTCACCGAGCTATGATGATGGTCATCATCTGCAGGATGTGCCAGCTTCGCAG TATcgcgaggatgaggatgcaGCCCGTGGATTATTGTCCCAACAGCAGGGCCCATTTGAGACTCCTTTTGACGACCCTCACTCGCGCGGTGTTTCTCCCCAACGTCCGGTTTCCGGGTACAGCTTGACGGAGACCTATGCGGCGGACACCGCCCCTTCCTACCACGACCCATACAATCCCAGCACCGCCTACTCTGGCCAGGAGGAAACCACTGCGGCAGCCTTTGGGGTCCCCGGCCGAGTTGCGTCCCCCTATGCCCGTAGCGAGACATCATCTACCGAGGCTTGGCGCCAGCGACAGGTCCCTGGTGGCGCCCCTGGTGGCGGCGGCTTGCGCAGATATGCTACCAGGAAGGTCAAGCTAGTGCAGGGTTCCGTCCTGAGTGTCGACTACCCCGTGCCCAGTGCCATCCAGAATGCCATCCAAGCCAAGTACCGCAATGATGTGGAAGGCGGAAGCGAGGAGTTCACCCACATGCGAT ACACCGCAGCCACTTGCGACCCGAACGAATTTACCCTCCACAATGGTTACAATCTTCGCCCCGCAATGTACAACCGTCATACGGAGCTGCTTATCGCGATTACCTACTACAACGAGGATAAGAATCTTACCGCCCGTACTTTGCACGGTGTGATGCAGAACATTCGCGACATTGTCAACCTGAAGAAATCCGAGTTCTGGAACAAGGGTGGACCCGCATGGCAGAAGATTGTCGTGGCCCTGGTCTTTGACGGTATTGACCCCTGCGACAAAGATACTCTTGACGTTCTTGCGACCGTCGGTATCTACCAGGATGGTGTTATGAAGCGTGATGTTGACGGCAAGGAGACTGTGGCGCATATT TTCGAGTATACGACTCAGCTTTCGGTCACGCCAAGCCAGCAGCTCATTCGGCCCACGGACGATGGCCCGAGCACACTACCACCGGTGCAAATGATGTTCTGTTTGAAACAAAAGAATAGCAAGAAGATCAATTCGCATCGCTGGCTGTTTAACGCTTTCGGCCGCATTTTGAACCCCGAGATCTGTATCCTTCTGGATGCCGGTACGAAACCTGGCCCTAAGTCCTTGCTATACCTCTGGGAGGCTTTCTATAATGACAAGGATCTCGGCGGTGCCTGTGGTGAAATCCACGCTATGTTGGGCAAGGGATGGCGGAACTTGGTTAACCCTCTCGTGGCTGCCCAGAACTTCGAGTACAAGATTAGTAACATCTTGGATAAGCCTCTAGAGAGTTCTTTCGGTTACGTTAGTGTCTTGCCCGGTGCATTCTCGGCCTATCGATTCCGTGCAATTATGGGTCGCCCCCTTGAACAATATTTCCACGGTGATCATACGCTATCTAAGCAGCTTGGAAAGAAGGGTATTGAGGGTATGAACATTTTCAAGAAGAACATGTTCTTGGCTGAGGATCGCATTCTTTGTTTCGAGTTGGTCGCCAAGGCAGGCTCTAAGTGGCACTTGTCATACGTCAAAGCCTCCAAGGGTGAGACTGACGTGCCTGAAGGTGCCGCTGAGTTCATCTCCCAACGTCGCCGTTGGCTCAACGGTTCTTTTGCAGCAGGAATTTATTCGCTGATGCACTTTGGCCGTATGTACAAAAGTGGTCACAACATCGTTCGCATGTTCTTCCTCCACATTCAGATGTTGTACAATATGTTCAACACTTTGCTTACCTGGTTCTCGCTCGCTTCATACTGGCTGACTACCACCGTCATTGTTGACCTTGTCGGTACTCCGAGCGATAGCAACGGACACACGGCTTTCCCCTTCGGCAAGACGGCCACGCCTATCATCAACACGCTTGTGAAGTATATATATCTCGCTTTCCTATTGCTGCAGTTCATTCTCGCTCTCGGTAACAGACCCAAGGGCTCCAAGTTCTCATATCTCGCCTCCTTCGTGGTCTTCGGTATCATCCAGGTTTACATTGTGGTCGACTCGCTCTACCTGGTCGTTCGCGCGTTCACCGGCGGTGCGCCCATGGACTTTGTTACTAATCAAGGCGTGAAAGGCTTCCTTCACTCTTTCTTCGGGTCGACAGGCGCTGGTATCATTATCATTGCCTTGGCTGCGACATTCGGTCTTTACTTCGTTGCCTCATTCATGTACGCTGACCCATGGCACATGTTCACCTCCTTCCCTGCCTACATGGTTGTTCAGTCGTCCTATATCAACATTCTCAACGTCTATGCCTTTAGCAACTGGCATGACGTCTCCTGGGGTACGAAAGGTTCCGACAAGGCCGATGCATTGCCGTCAGCCACGACTACAAAGGACGAGGGTAGTAAGGAAGCAGTTATAGAAGAAATCGACAAGCCCCAAGCGGATATCGACAGCCAGTTCGAGGCAACTGTGAAGCGTGCGCTCACTCCATTCGTTGCTCCTGTGGAACACGACGAAAAAACCCTCGAGGACTCCTACAAGAGTTTCCGTACCCGGCTTGTCACCTTTTGGATCTTCAGCAATGCAATTTTGGCAGTCTGCATCACCAGTGAGGCTGTCGATAAGTTTGGCTTTACT AATACCGCCACCACTCGTACAGCCCATTTCTTCCAGGCCCTCTTGTGGTCTAACGCTGCTGTGGCATTGTTCCGTTTCATTGGATGCTGTTGGTTCCTGGGTCGCACTGGTATCAGATGCTGCTTTGCACGCCGGTAG